From a region of the Thermosipho melanesiensis BI429 genome:
- a CDS encoding sensor domain-containing protein — MDYFALFLSLVLILHLYERNLHKVTKAFLHISFILFIISLLEVLKRRFNIFPIQLIEDIIGLTLIPSFYAFSEDFLGKKRNPKKRLFISIPVFILILPNFFSNKKVDLLFNNKILGTLFLIYTITILVASFRNLIKAEVKKAVKYVIVSIFSILFVYISIEILFLKFNTTHVTFFTVLSFLISEFVLIRKSWLSSLEEIKQKLLMTLSDGIILVDKKGYVMDLNETASKIIRLDFNNIVNKTLSKNFDEGEIIFQNESYYMVKKIPFEDGTAYFFRDVTKEMEFSKKHNIADKLFSTLFKNIPDGVAIITPKGKIIDCNKQFTKLFGLKRLENLETIVPPLLKQESKLLILEVLKNGYATYETIRRSKDGKEIYVKIKAIKFEIDDKVFIYTIYTDISKEKTLSEQLTKLIEKDPLTNTYNKTYITKQIKYLSNIFFHSLIFVDIKDFKWINSIKGYKYGNELLRNIAAKLMDFVSEEKIDAIISRAQNDEFWILIKDIDIDSQKAYQKNKKLIEKIKQKLSTFEQKFYIGSHLFKNSEDLEEIIRKTTLALSKSKDVEMEIVYSKEMEEQVIKEVTKEIQIKQAIKNRDFIPFLQPISKENMEIVGAEMLLRWEKEGKIIPPSDFLDYIERSGQIHEISLQVFEKTMEFLKKHPNLKFIDVNISPIQLKDKNFFDEYLKIIEKFNISPKKIAFEITENLFLSYDEQVKENISKIKKEGIKLCLDDFGTGYSSLSYLRNLPFDMLKIDREFIKNIDNERNTNLLKAIYSICETFNLTPIPEGVETVKQLEILSMIGFKLFQGYYFGKPMSLEEFEKIVS; from the coding sequence ATGGATTATTTTGCATTATTTTTAAGTTTGGTATTAATTTTACATCTTTACGAAAGAAATTTGCATAAAGTAACAAAAGCATTTTTGCATATATCTTTTATACTTTTTATCATCTCTTTGCTTGAAGTTTTAAAAAGAAGGTTTAACATTTTTCCAATCCAACTCATTGAAGATATTATAGGCCTCACTTTGATTCCATCTTTTTACGCCTTTTCAGAAGACTTTTTGGGAAAAAAGAGAAATCCAAAAAAACGGCTCTTTATTTCCATCCCCGTTTTTATTCTAATCTTACCAAACTTCTTTTCCAATAAAAAAGTAGATCTATTGTTCAACAATAAAATTTTAGGTACACTATTTTTGATTTATACTATAACCATATTAGTAGCAAGTTTTAGAAATTTAATAAAAGCAGAAGTAAAAAAAGCCGTAAAATACGTTATTGTATCTATTTTTTCCATACTCTTTGTTTACATATCTATTGAGATTCTATTTTTAAAATTTAATACTACGCATGTTACCTTTTTTACTGTCCTTTCTTTCTTAATATCAGAATTTGTTTTAATAAGGAAAAGCTGGTTAAGTAGCTTGGAAGAAATAAAGCAAAAACTATTAATGACTCTTTCAGATGGAATAATTCTTGTGGATAAAAAAGGATATGTTATGGATTTAAATGAAACTGCCTCAAAAATCATTAGACTTGATTTTAATAATATAGTGAATAAAACTCTTTCAAAAAACTTCGATGAAGGTGAAATAATCTTTCAAAATGAGTCATACTATATGGTTAAAAAAATTCCCTTTGAAGATGGAACAGCGTACTTTTTTAGAGATGTGACAAAAGAAATGGAATTTTCAAAAAAACACAACATTGCCGATAAACTTTTTTCGACGCTTTTCAAAAATATACCAGACGGGGTTGCAATAATTACACCAAAAGGAAAAATAATTGATTGTAATAAGCAATTTACTAAATTATTTGGGTTAAAAAGACTGGAAAATTTAGAAACTATAGTACCACCTCTTCTAAAACAAGAATCAAAACTTTTAATTTTAGAAGTTCTAAAAAACGGTTATGCAACCTACGAAACTATTAGAAGATCTAAAGATGGAAAAGAAATATACGTAAAGATAAAAGCAATTAAATTCGAAATAGACGATAAAGTATTTATATATACAATTTACACTGACATCTCAAAAGAAAAAACGCTCTCTGAACAACTAACGAAACTTATAGAAAAAGACCCTTTAACTAATACATACAACAAAACATATATTACAAAACAAATAAAATATCTTTCAAATATATTTTTCCATTCATTAATTTTTGTAGATATAAAAGACTTTAAGTGGATAAATTCAATAAAAGGATATAAATATGGAAATGAACTATTGAGGAACATCGCAGCAAAACTAATGGATTTTGTTTCCGAGGAAAAAATAGATGCAATAATATCACGAGCTCAGAACGACGAATTTTGGATTTTGATAAAAGATATAGACATAGATTCACAAAAAGCTTATCAAAAAAATAAAAAATTAATAGAAAAAATAAAGCAAAAATTATCAACTTTCGAACAAAAATTCTATATTGGATCACATCTATTTAAAAACTCCGAAGATCTAGAAGAAATAATAAGAAAAACAACTCTTGCACTTTCAAAATCAAAAGATGTAGAAATGGAAATAGTATATTCCAAAGAAATGGAAGAACAGGTAATTAAAGAAGTAACCAAAGAAATACAAATAAAACAAGCAATAAAAAACAGAGATTTCATTCCATTCTTACAACCTATCTCAAAAGAAAATATGGAAATAGTCGGAGCAGAGATGTTACTTAGATGGGAGAAGGAAGGAAAAATAATACCCCCTAGTGATTTTTTAGACTACATAGAACGTTCTGGACAAATACACGAAATATCACTTCAAGTTTTTGAAAAAACAATGGAATTTTTGAAAAAGCATCCTAATCTTAAATTTATCGATGTTAATATTAGTCCCATACAATTAAAAGATAAAAACTTCTTCGATGAATATCTCAAAATAATCGAAAAATTTAATATTTCACCTAAAAAAATTGCCTTTGAAATAACGGAAAATCTGTTTTTAAGTTATGACGAGCAAGTCAAAGAAAATATTTCAAAGATAAAAAAGGAAGGAATAAAGTTATGTTTAGATGATTTTGGAACTGGTTATTCTTCATTAAGTTACTTAAGAAATTTACCATTTGACATGTTAAAAATAGATAGAGAATTTATAAAAAATATCGACAATGAACGAAACACAAATTTGTTAAAAGCTATTTATAGTATTTGTGAAACATTCAATTTAACCCCTATACCAGAAGGCGTAGAAACTGTAAAACAGCTTGAAATACTTTCTATGATTGGATTTAAATTATTCCAAGGATACTATTTTGGAAAACCTATGTCATTGGAAGAATTTGAAAAAATTGTAAGTTAA
- a CDS encoding carbohydrate ABC transporter permease has product MKIKNKFTFIILELLLILIGLIMFAPILLAFFMSFMKPAEVFSFPPKVFPSSFYWQNYKEALKLVPLGRMLVNSIIVSAFITLGKLITGILAGYAFANFSFKGKKMAFSTLFITLFLPAETVMIVPMFLLMKALGWVNTYYALIIPFTASATNTFLMRQHFRTIPMELNDAARIDGATPMQYLVKVLLPLSKAMIGGAALINFVYAWNMYLWPLVVTMEDEMKTVQIGVKMLIDAEAANNWGTIMAGTMIALAPTLLIFFLIQNLFVRSLVSSGLKG; this is encoded by the coding sequence ATGAAAATTAAAAATAAATTTACATTTATTATTTTAGAGTTACTTTTAATCTTGATAGGATTGATAATGTTTGCTCCAATTTTACTTGCTTTTTTTATGAGTTTTATGAAACCAGCAGAGGTTTTTAGTTTTCCTCCAAAGGTTTTTCCGAGTAGTTTTTATTGGCAAAATTACAAAGAAGCTTTAAAATTGGTACCTTTAGGTAGGATGCTTGTAAATTCCATAATAGTATCCGCATTTATTACTTTAGGCAAACTAATTACGGGAATTTTGGCTGGATATGCATTTGCAAATTTTTCTTTCAAGGGCAAAAAAATGGCATTTTCCACGCTTTTTATAACACTTTTTTTGCCTGCGGAAACTGTTATGATAGTACCAATGTTTTTGCTTATGAAAGCACTTGGATGGGTAAATACATACTATGCCCTTATTATTCCATTTACCGCTAGTGCAACTAACACATTTTTAATGAGGCAACATTTTAGAACTATTCCTATGGAACTTAATGATGCAGCAAGGATAGATGGTGCAACTCCTATGCAATATCTTGTAAAGGTTTTACTTCCACTTTCAAAAGCTATGATAGGCGGTGCGGCTTTGATAAATTTTGTTTATGCATGGAATATGTATCTTTGGCCACTTGTTGTGACAATGGAAGATGAAATGAAAACGGTACAGATTGGTGTAAAGATGCTTATCGATGCTGAGGCAGCAAATAATTGGGGAACGATTATGGCAGGAACAATGATAGCACTTGCACCTACACTACTTATTTTCTTTTTAATACAAAACTTATTTGTTAGAAGTCTTGTAAGTAGTGGTTTGAAAGGATAA
- a CDS encoding carbohydrate ABC transporter permease produces the protein MRKLTPYFLLIPTFVVIILFIYIPAFNSFKMSFFQETFFGDKKVFVGFDNYIDLFTDSEYYNVLKNTFIYSFTSVGITIFLAFLISQLLVLNLPGTRIIRTLMFSPYAVSPAISATLWAMLFTPTAGLLSYLFQITFNLDVKWLTTKPYAMIAIIAATVWKMLPFDLIFYIAALQNIPDSILESSLMDGANSWTRMWRIKFPLVTPITFYLFIMNFTTTMFSSFGIIDIMTRGGPLNSTTNMIYRLYLDGFAFQDNGLASAESVVMFSVMSVITYFYFRFVERKVHYQ, from the coding sequence TTGAGAAAGTTGACACCTTATTTTCTTTTAATCCCCACATTTGTGGTAATTATTCTTTTTATATATATCCCTGCTTTTAATTCCTTCAAGATGAGTTTTTTCCAAGAAACTTTTTTTGGAGACAAAAAGGTTTTTGTGGGATTTGATAATTATATTGATTTATTTACAGATAGCGAATATTATAACGTGCTAAAAAATACGTTTATATATTCATTTACAAGTGTAGGAATAACTATTTTTTTGGCGTTTTTGATTTCACAACTTTTGGTACTAAATCTTCCAGGAACAAGGATTATTAGAACCCTAATGTTTTCACCGTATGCTGTTTCACCGGCAATTTCTGCAACACTGTGGGCTATGTTGTTTACTCCAACTGCTGGTCTTTTAAGTTATTTATTTCAGATTACTTTTAATTTAGATGTTAAATGGCTTACTACAAAACCGTATGCAATGATAGCAATAATTGCGGCTACTGTATGGAAGATGCTTCCTTTTGACCTTATTTTTTACATTGCAGCACTGCAGAATATCCCCGATTCCATTTTGGAATCTTCATTAATGGATGGAGCAAATAGTTGGACAAGAATGTGGAGAATAAAGTTTCCACTTGTAACTCCAATTACTTTTTATCTTTTTATAATGAATTTTACAACTACTATGTTTTCTTCATTTGGAATTATAGATATTATGACTCGTGGAGGACCATTAAATAGTACAACAAATATGATTTATAGACTTTATTTGGATGGATTTGCTTTTCAAGATAATGGTCTTGCATCGGCAGAATCTGTTGTAATGTTTAGTGTTATGTCGGTGATTACGTATTTCTATTTTAGGTTCGTTGAAAGAAAAGTACACTATCAGTGA
- a CDS encoding ABC transporter substrate-binding protein, with protein sequence MKKFFIFLLVVLSVVSFSKVTIEFWHAMSGWRIELLENMAKEFMATHPDIEVKVQYTGSYRDTFNKTIAAVKAGNPPHVVQIYDIGTRAMIDGNIAVPIGDLIEQDPTIDLGAFLPQVLNYYTVGGKLYSMPFNSSNAILFYNKTAFKEAGLDPTKPPRTFDELIEYSRKLVKKDDKGNIIRYGLTWPTHSWFFEQLMAVQDAPLVNNDNGRGDKRPTEAIFNSQAGKNIFELLTKMTKEGLLINTKREDWSGARQIFLSGKAAMLFYSTSDVKFITDTARENGWEVGTAFLPKPSLSVQGGVVIGGGSLWILKNHPKEEIDAAWKFVKWMTEPKQQIKWHLETGYFPVRKDAVEQLLLEGFYAEKPNYLTAIFQLLLSKQTPNTNGAIIGVFPETRDIIETAYEKVINGEMTVEKALNWAASEVTKALKKYNRLYE encoded by the coding sequence ATGAAGAAGTTTTTTATTTTTTTGCTAGTTGTTTTAAGTGTGGTAAGTTTTTCAAAGGTAACCATTGAATTTTGGCATGCTATGAGTGGTTGGAGAATAGAATTACTAGAAAATATGGCAAAGGAGTTTATGGCAACGCACCCGGATATTGAGGTAAAAGTGCAGTATACAGGTTCATACAGAGATACGTTTAACAAAACGATAGCTGCGGTAAAGGCGGGAAATCCACCTCACGTTGTACAGATTTATGATATTGGAACTAGAGCAATGATAGATGGAAATATAGCAGTTCCGATAGGAGATTTAATTGAGCAAGATCCAACGATAGATCTTGGTGCATTTTTACCACAAGTGTTGAATTACTACACAGTAGGCGGAAAACTATATTCAATGCCTTTTAATTCTTCAAATGCTATATTGTTCTATAACAAAACAGCGTTTAAAGAAGCAGGGTTAGATCCTACAAAACCTCCAAGAACGTTTGATGAATTAATTGAATACAGTAGAAAATTGGTAAAGAAGGATGATAAAGGTAATATTATTAGATACGGTCTTACGTGGCCAACACATTCTTGGTTCTTTGAACAGTTAATGGCTGTACAAGATGCGCCTCTTGTTAACAATGACAATGGAAGAGGGGATAAGAGGCCAACAGAAGCAATTTTTAATAGTCAAGCGGGAAAAAATATTTTTGAACTTTTAACCAAAATGACAAAGGAAGGATTACTAATAAACACAAAGAGGGAAGATTGGAGTGGAGCAAGGCAAATTTTCTTATCGGGAAAAGCAGCAATGTTATTCTATTCAACGTCCGATGTTAAATTTATTACCGATACAGCAAGAGAAAATGGTTGGGAAGTAGGTACGGCATTCCTTCCAAAACCATCCCTATCTGTTCAAGGTGGTGTGGTAATTGGAGGAGGTTCTCTTTGGATATTGAAGAACCATCCAAAAGAAGAAATAGATGCAGCTTGGAAATTTGTTAAATGGATGACAGAACCAAAACAACAAATAAAATGGCATCTTGAAACAGGTTATTTCCCTGTAAGAAAAGATGCAGTCGAACAACTTTTGTTAGAAGGTTTTTATGCTGAAAAACCAAATTATTTAACTGCTATTTTCCAACTTTTACTTTCAAAACAAACACCTAACACAAACGGAGCAATAATAGGTGTTTTCCCAGAGACAAGGGATATTATAGAAACAGCATATGAAAAAGTTATAAATGGTGAAATGACAGTTGAAAAAGCATTAAATTGGGCGGCTTCAGAAGTTACAAAAGCCTTGAAAAAATACAATAGATTATATGAATAA
- the hcp gene encoding hydroxylamine reductase, with translation MFCYQCSEASKGVGCTTIGVCGKTPDVANLQDLLIWLTRGISYWALKAKEYGVKDDEVNLFVAEALFSTITNVNFSAKRMVEFIERAFELRERIKHRFLEAYAEKEGKTFDEKVPEAAEWHKKGGVDLYELKGMEVGVLFDKDEDIRSLKQLLIYGLKGIAAYTDHAYILKHTNDDILYFIQKGLVETLREDITVDELVSLVLEAGKVAVDAMALLDKANTTEFGNPEITEVYTGTYNTPAILVSGHDLLDLEELLKQTEGTGIMVYTHGEMLPAHAYPKLKKYKHLAGNFGSAWWKQSEEFEEFGGAILMTTNCLVPPKESYKDRVFTTGLVGFDKLTHIPNRTDGKPKDFSPVIKKALELGPIPERKGKKIVIGFAHDQVSRLLDKVIDAVKSGAIKKFVVMGGCDGRHKEREYYTEFAKKLPKDTVILTAGCAKYRYNHLDLGDIGGIPRVLDAGQCNDSYSLVVTALKLKEALGLDDINDLPIVYNIAWYEQKAIAVLLALLYLGVKGIRLGPVLPAFISPNVLKVLVDKFNIAPITTVEEDLKVLLS, from the coding sequence ATGTTTTGTTATCAATGTTCAGAAGCTTCAAAAGGAGTGGGTTGTACTACTATAGGTGTTTGTGGAAAGACTCCAGATGTAGCAAATTTACAGGATTTACTTATTTGGTTGACAAGGGGTATTTCTTACTGGGCACTTAAAGCAAAAGAATATGGTGTAAAAGACGATGAAGTAAATTTGTTTGTGGCAGAAGCTTTATTTAGTACTATTACCAACGTGAATTTTTCTGCTAAAAGAATGGTGGAGTTTATAGAGCGTGCATTTGAATTAAGGGAAAGGATAAAACATAGATTTTTGGAAGCATATGCAGAAAAAGAAGGAAAAACATTTGATGAAAAAGTACCTGAAGCAGCGGAATGGCACAAAAAAGGTGGAGTAGATCTTTACGAATTAAAAGGTATGGAAGTTGGTGTTCTTTTTGATAAAGATGAAGATATAAGATCGTTAAAGCAATTGTTAATATATGGTCTAAAAGGTATAGCTGCTTATACGGATCATGCGTATATTTTAAAACATACAAATGATGATATATTGTATTTCATACAAAAAGGTTTAGTTGAAACTTTAAGAGAAGATATAACAGTAGATGAATTAGTATCTTTGGTTTTAGAAGCTGGAAAGGTTGCTGTAGATGCTATGGCTTTACTTGATAAAGCAAACACAACGGAATTTGGAAATCCAGAAATTACAGAAGTGTACACTGGAACGTATAATACACCTGCTATTTTAGTTAGTGGACATGACCTTTTGGATTTAGAAGAACTTTTAAAGCAAACTGAAGGAACGGGAATAATGGTATATACGCATGGAGAGATGCTACCGGCTCACGCATATCCAAAATTGAAAAAATACAAACACCTTGCAGGAAACTTTGGAAGCGCGTGGTGGAAGCAATCAGAAGAATTTGAAGAATTTGGCGGGGCAATTTTAATGACAACAAATTGTTTAGTTCCTCCAAAAGAATCATACAAAGATAGGGTATTTACAACTGGTCTTGTGGGATTTGACAAGCTAACGCATATTCCAAATAGAACAGATGGAAAACCAAAAGATTTTTCACCTGTTATTAAAAAAGCACTTGAATTAGGACCAATTCCAGAAAGAAAAGGTAAGAAGATAGTTATAGGATTTGCTCATGATCAAGTGTCAAGGCTTTTGGATAAGGTAATTGATGCGGTAAAATCTGGAGCAATAAAAAAGTTTGTTGTAATGGGTGGATGTGATGGAAGACACAAAGAAAGAGAATACTATACAGAATTTGCAAAAAAACTTCCAAAAGATACTGTAATTTTAACAGCTGGTTGTGCAAAATACAGATACAATCACCTTGATTTGGGAGATATTGGAGGTATACCAAGGGTGTTAGATGCAGGTCAATGTAATGATTCTTATTCACTCGTTGTTACAGCCCTCAAGTTAAAAGAAGCTTTGGGGTTAGATGATATTAATGATTTACCAATAGTGTATAATATTGCTTGGTATGAACAAAAGGCAATTGCGGTACTTCTAGCACTGTTATATTTGGGAGTGAAAGGAATAAGACTTGGACCAGTGCTACCTGCGTTTATCTCTCCAAATGTTTTGAAAGTACTTGTTGATAAATTTAACATTGCACCTATTACAACAGTTGAAGAAGATTTAAAAGTACTTTTATCCTAA
- a CDS encoding DUF438 domain-containing protein, giving the protein MRNMSELFNKKEYLKNLILRVEKGDEKLKDELKKTIESLSAEEIAQVEQELMEEEGLTVEKIQSVCDVHLELFKDYIDSEKIEVEEWHPINILMKEHEKIISTLEELKELSKKLIKKEVFADAISILLEVQKYIDELQDAEKYFLKEENVLFPYLEKYGITKPPAVMWKEHDEVRQLRKELLKVKESRDFEHAKKKLYEISLYLLEFFLKHVHKEHSVLFPTSLKLINKEEWMDIREQFDEIGYIVKTEEFKRKTLKEEEVKNGKVKFPSGELTIEELKYILNTLPVDMTFVDKNDEVKYFSETKDRIFVRSRAIIGRKVQNCHPEKSIEIVNKILMDFKSGKRDIADFWLRLGERYVYIRYFAVRNEKGKYLGTLEVTQDIKPIQEIKGEKRIYDEK; this is encoded by the coding sequence ATGAGAAATATGAGCGAACTTTTCAATAAAAAGGAATATTTAAAAAATCTAATTTTAAGAGTTGAAAAAGGCGATGAAAAGCTAAAGGATGAATTGAAGAAAACAATAGAGAGTTTATCAGCGGAAGAAATTGCGCAGGTTGAACAAGAATTAATGGAAGAAGAAGGTTTAACTGTAGAGAAAATTCAATCTGTTTGTGACGTTCATTTGGAGCTGTTTAAAGATTATATTGATTCAGAAAAAATAGAAGTTGAAGAATGGCATCCTATAAATATTCTAATGAAGGAACATGAAAAGATCATTTCAACTTTGGAAGAGTTGAAGGAATTATCAAAAAAGTTGATTAAAAAGGAAGTTTTTGCAGATGCTATTTCAATTTTGCTTGAAGTTCAAAAGTACATTGATGAATTGCAAGATGCGGAAAAGTACTTCTTAAAGGAAGAAAATGTTTTATTTCCATATCTTGAAAAGTATGGAATTACAAAACCACCAGCGGTTATGTGGAAAGAGCACGATGAAGTAAGACAATTAAGAAAAGAACTTCTAAAGGTTAAAGAAAGCAGAGATTTTGAACATGCAAAAAAGAAATTGTATGAAATTTCACTTTATCTTTTGGAGTTTTTCCTAAAGCACGTTCATAAGGAGCATTCAGTGTTATTTCCAACATCTTTGAAATTGATTAATAAAGAGGAATGGATGGATATAAGGGAGCAGTTTGATGAAATAGGATATATTGTCAAAACAGAAGAGTTTAAAAGAAAAACTTTAAAAGAGGAAGAAGTAAAGAATGGAAAAGTGAAGTTCCCGAGTGGTGAGTTAACCATAGAAGAATTGAAATATATTTTGAATACATTGCCCGTAGATATGACATTTGTAGATAAAAACGATGAGGTTAAGTACTTTAGTGAAACAAAAGATAGGATTTTTGTGAGAAGTAGAGCAATAATTGGAAGAAAGGTTCAAAACTGTCATCCGGAAAAAAGTATTGAGATAGTAAATAAAATTTTGATGGATTTTAAATCTGGAAAAAGAGATATTGCGGATTTTTGGTTAAGGTTAGGTGAGAGATATGTATACATAAGGTATTTTGCTGTACGCAATGAAAAAGGAAAGTATTTGGGTACACTTGAAGTAACACAAGATATTAAACCCATTCAAGAGATAAAAGGAGAAAAAAGAATTTATGATGAAAAATAG
- a CDS encoding Crp/Fnr family transcriptional regulator, translating into MHPIIDKFSKIEVFKKLKIVELEELFKNRDIIFEEYEEGVLIKSQGEVIDEIMILINGKVKAEMTDYNGKSLMVEEIDAPNFLAINITFSKEEKLPVDIITLKKSLVAYMKKDKVFDLAMKNREFLKALVEYLGSKFYFISQKLWFVTLNSLKDKILIYLSSKFDGREVVILDKTIEQLSQLFGSTRPALSRAFSQLEKEGIIKKEGNKVYLLDKDFFEK; encoded by the coding sequence ATGCATCCTATTATTGATAAATTTTCAAAAATAGAAGTTTTTAAAAAGTTAAAAATAGTTGAACTTGAGGAGCTTTTCAAAAATAGAGATATTATTTTTGAGGAATATGAAGAAGGTGTATTAATAAAGTCACAAGGTGAAGTGATAGATGAGATAATGATATTAATAAATGGAAAAGTTAAAGCGGAAATGACGGATTACAACGGAAAAAGTTTGATGGTTGAGGAAATAGATGCTCCAAATTTTTTGGCGATAAATATAACATTCTCAAAAGAAGAGAAATTACCGGTGGATATTATAACCCTAAAAAAAAGTTTAGTGGCATATATGAAAAAAGATAAAGTTTTTGATCTTGCAATGAAAAATAGAGAATTTTTAAAAGCATTGGTGGAATATCTTGGTTCAAAGTTCTATTTTATTTCCCAAAAACTTTGGTTTGTTACGTTAAATTCTCTAAAAGATAAGATTTTGATTTATCTTTCTTCTAAATTTGACGGAAGAGAAGTTGTTATCCTTGATAAAACCATAGAACAACTTTCACAATTATTTGGTTCCACAAGACCAGCGCTTTCAAGAGCTTTTTCGCAACTTGAAAAGGAAGGGATAATAAAAAAAGAGGGAAATAAAGTGTATCTGCTGGATAAGGATTTTTTTGAAAAATAA
- a CDS encoding phospho-sugar mutase, whose amino-acid sequence MSYMDEYKKWLESPYVDEETKKELLSIKDKEEEIKERFFKDLEFGTAGLRGKIGAGTNRMNKYVVAKATQGLADFINSKGKERAKMGVVIAYDVRHFSKDFAKEAASVLAGNGIKVYLFEDIRPTPELSFAVRHLGATAGIVITASHNPPEYNGYKVYWDEGSQILDEVAIPVQNNIKALTDFGMIKKMDFDEAIEKGLIEIIGKEVDEEYYKRVLSLALNEDLDKEVKIVYTPLNGTGNIPVRYVLKERGFKNVFVVKEQELPDPDFKTVGYPNPEDIKAFELALSLAREKNADIILATDPDCDRLAVMVKHNDQYIALNGNQTGAVLIQYILSQRKKKNLLSDKSIIIKSIVTGNLGKLVAQEYGVNTFETLTGFKNICGLENKLEKEGYQFEFGYEESIGFVTGNFVRDKDGVISAMMLAEAAGYYKKQGKTLVDVLNELYEKYGYYLENNFSLIYEGIEGMEKIKGIMEFYRKSFPKQIGTLKLSKYIDYLDGNVYNVNREVIDKLNQNHIPSSNVLRFFFEDGSWYAVRPSGTEPKLKVYIYSFAMTRKESEEKLDIIEEEFKNLIKDV is encoded by the coding sequence ATGAGTTACATGGATGAATACAAAAAATGGCTGGAAAGTCCTTACGTTGATGAGGAAACAAAAAAGGAGCTCTTATCGATAAAAGACAAAGAAGAAGAGATAAAGGAAAGATTTTTTAAAGATTTAGAGTTTGGAACAGCTGGTCTTCGTGGGAAGATAGGAGCTGGTACCAATAGAATGAACAAATATGTAGTTGCAAAGGCAACACAAGGGCTTGCAGATTTCATAAATTCCAAAGGAAAAGAAAGAGCAAAAATGGGAGTTGTAATTGCATATGATGTAAGACATTTCTCAAAGGATTTTGCCAAAGAAGCTGCTAGTGTGTTAGCAGGAAATGGAATCAAGGTATATCTTTTTGAGGATATAAGACCTACTCCTGAACTTTCATTTGCCGTAAGACATTTAGGTGCAACTGCCGGTATTGTTATTACCGCAAGTCACAACCCACCAGAATACAATGGATACAAAGTATATTGGGATGAGGGTTCTCAAATTTTGGATGAAGTGGCTATTCCCGTTCAGAATAATATAAAGGCATTAACTGATTTTGGAATGATAAAGAAAATGGATTTTGACGAGGCTATTGAAAAAGGATTGATCGAAATTATTGGAAAAGAGGTTGACGAAGAATATTACAAAAGGGTTTTAAGTTTGGCACTTAATGAAGATTTAGACAAAGAAGTCAAGATAGTATACACCCCTTTAAATGGTACGGGAAATATTCCCGTGAGATATGTGTTAAAGGAAAGAGGTTTTAAAAATGTATTTGTGGTAAAAGAGCAAGAACTTCCCGATCCTGATTTTAAAACGGTGGGATATCCAAATCCAGAAGATATAAAAGCGTTTGAGCTTGCGCTTTCGCTGGCCCGTGAAAAGAATGCAGATATTATTCTTGCTACTGATCCTGATTGTGATAGGCTTGCAGTTATGGTAAAGCATAATGACCAATACATAGCACTTAATGGAAACCAAACTGGTGCAGTGTTAATTCAATATATTTTATCACAAAGAAAGAAAAAAAATTTATTATCGGATAAAAGTATCATAATAAAATCAATTGTTACGGGAAATCTTGGAAAATTAGTTGCACAAGAGTATGGGGTAAATACCTTCGAAACACTTACCGGTTTTAAAAACATTTGTGGGCTTGAGAATAAGTTGGAAAAAGAGGGTTATCAGTTTGAATTTGGTTATGAAGAAAGTATAGGTTTTGTTACTGGAAACTTTGTTAGGGATAAAGATGGTGTAATTTCCGCTATGATGTTAGCAGAGGCAGCGGGATATTACAAAAAGCAGGGAAAGACTTTGGTAGATGTGCTAAATGAATTATACGAAAAGTATGGATATTATCTTGAGAATAACTTCTCTCTTATTTACGAAGGTATAGAGGGTATGGAAAAGATAAAAGGAATAATGGAGTTTTATAGAAAGAGTTTTCCAAAACAAATTGGCACATTGAAACTTTCTAAATATATAGACTATCTTGATGGAAATGTATATAACGTAAATAGAGAAGTTATAGATAAGCTAAATCAAAATCATATTCCATCTTCTAATGTGTTGAGATTTTTCTTTGAAGATGGGAGCTGGTATGCAGTGAGACCTTCTGGTACAGAACCAAAATTGAAAGTGTATATATATTCCTTTGCAATGACAAGAAAAGAGTCAGAAGAAAAATTGGATATTATAGAAGAAGAATTTAAGAATTTGATTAAAGATGTTTAA